The window AGGAAAAGGGGGAATTAGTAAGAGAGTTTGGCAAAAATGGCGAATGGTTTTGGGAAATGGCCCGGGGGATAGACCAGAGCGAAGTTGAAACTGACAGAGAAGCAAAATCAATCAGCAATGAAACTACTTTTGAAAAAGACACAAACGATAAAAGTGCTATAATAAGCGCCTTGGCTTCTTTGTGTGAGCAGGTATCTGACCGGCTTCGTGAAGCAAACTTTAAATGCCGGACTGTTACTTTAAAGGTTAGGCTTGAGGATTTTAAGACTTATACCAGATCTTTGACTATTCCTGATTCCACAAATTTCTCCGAAGTTTTGATTAAAACTATTAGAAAGCTTTTTGAAGATTTTGAAGTTAAGAATTGCAAGGTCAGGCTAGTTGGGGTTAAGGCCTCAAATCTTTCTTGTGCCGATGAAAAATATTTGTTTGTGGATAAGGAAGAAGTTAAAAAAGAGAAAGTGCATAAAGCGGTAGATAGAATTCGCCAAAAGTTTGGTAGTAATTCTATCTACCACGCAAGCGCGTAGTTTATTTCTCGTAGTTTCTGTTAGGACAGAGAAGGCCATATATTATCATGTGTAAAAATATTCCGATCATCAAGCATCCGGGCGCGGCGTTAATCGTGCCATTTCTAGGTAATGGTAAGGTGGTGATGCTTCGTCAATACAGGCCGGTGATCAAGAAATATTTGTATGAGCTTCCTGCCGGCACCCTTGAAGAAAATGAAACGCCTTTGGCTTGCGCGCGCCGGGAATTAATAGAGGAAACTGGTTTTTCGGCAGGCAAACTTATCAAATTGGGGTTTATTTATCCTGTGCCGGGTTATTCCACCGAGAAAATATTTATTTATAAGGCATTTGATCTTAAGAGAGCCAAAATGCGTCTTGAGAACGATGAGATTATAGAGCGTAATATAGTTACAAGAGGAAAGGCCCGTAGCCTGCTTAAATCCGGAAAGATTAACGACGCCAAGACCATCTGCGCATTAGCCTTGTGCGGGTGGATATAGAAGGAGGTTGATTTATGAAAGTTGTAGCTTTTAACGGAAGCGCGCGCAAAGATGGCAATACTGCCATTATGATAAAACATGTATTTAAAGAGCTTGAAAAAGAGGGTATTGAAACAGAATTGGTGCAACTTGCCGGAGAAAAGATCTCGGGTTGCATTGCCTGTTATAAGTGTTTATCTAACAAAGACAAACGCTGCGCGGTAACTGGCGATATAGTAAATGACTGTATTAGGAAAATGGGCCAGGCAGAGGGGATTATTTTGGGTTCGCCAACTTATTTTGCTGATTGCACTTCGCAGATAAAGGCCTTGATGGATCGCGCGGGATTTGTTTCCCGGGCCAATGGTTCAATGTTCAAACGCAAGATTGGCGCCGCAGTTGTTTCAGTCAGGCGCGCGGGCGCAATTCACGCCTTTGATACTCTGAACCATTTTTTCACTATCGGAGAAATGATTACCGTAGGATCTTCCTATTGGAATATAGCAATGGGCCGTGATATCGCAGATGTGGAAAAAGATGCAGAGGGATTGTCAACCATGAGCGTGTTGGGCCAAAATATGGCTTGGTTGATGAAAAAAGTATTCGCTACAAGGTAGATGAAGTTAGGATAACTAAGGTCTCCTTTAACTCTGGATCACTTTCAACCAGATTATTTTCTTCCAAATTAAAGATCTCAGTAAGGCACGCGTGTATATCATCTGAGCGTATATCCATTTGATCTCGCAGCGAACAGGCCGCCAGTAATTCTTTTATCCTGTTTCCTGAAGGGATTATCCCTGAATCTACCATTTTTTTGATCTGTATGATTTCCTGTTCGATATTGATGTTTTGGGCATTTGCTATTTTTGGTAGTGCGTAGTTTAACTTTGAGAAGTTGCCCATTGGTTGCACAATAATATTCATTACCCTGAAATCAATACCTCCGGGTTTGCCTGGAACAGAAGTGTTATCATTCAGCATCCTGGAAATATCTCCTTCGGAGCGGGTTATATCATTTGTAGAGGGGATTTCTTTTGCCCTGTCTGCTAGCCACTTGGCCGCAGGCACTATAGTATATTCATCTAGCGCCTGAACATCGTCATCCAAAAGCCCCAGAGATTGGAAATCAGGATTGGGCGGAAGTTTACGCATCCTTCCGGTAGGCTCTGTTTCCGGGACCTCATTTTCGTATCCGCGTTCTCCCTGGCCTAATACCAAAGCCTGAAAAGCCAGATGCTGAAATTTCCTTAAGTCTTGTATTCCTTTTTGGTCGGAGCCGTTCATAAGATTAGCCAGGACTTTTTCTAGGCCTTCTTTAGTTTTGGTTTCGTTACCCCTGAAATCAGTCATGTAAAGCGTTAAGACCATCAAAGGCAGCGCATTCTTGGCAATCACTAATGGCTGGTCTTTAAGCTCGTGGAAGAATTTATACAGCGGATGGACGATATCTTTGCCTTCTTTGGCGTTTTTAATTGCCGCGAACTTTTCTTCGGTAAGCTGTTTAGCAATAGTTTCTTCTGATACGCCTGCCTGTTTGGCGAGAATGGCGATCATTTCCTCTTTGTTTGTGACAGCTTTGATTTCAGCATTTACCCTTACGCGTTTCTTGCCCCAGCCGATAAATGGATTTTCTGGGTTACGCAGGTCTGCGTCTTTAGATAATTTCCAGCCGTTATTATGGGCGTCTGCGGCTGCCGCTTCTATATCAGTAGTTAAACATCTGGCAAGAAGTTGGCTTACTCCTGCTGTTGTAGCTGAATCCATTTCACTGCCGACTATGCCGCGTATTTGATATAAGCTGTCGTGGATTCTTTTATCGCGTTCGCTGTTAAGTCTGCTTAAGGCTAATCTGTCGTTAGGATTAGAAAGGTCAAGACTTCTGTCGTTCGATAATCCCATGCGTTTGGCTCTTGCCAGGAAGGGATCAAATAGCTCCTCATACAATTCAGGATGGTTTTTTTCCATATCTCTTATATCTTGGATGCTGAATC is drawn from Candidatus Omnitrophota bacterium and contains these coding sequences:
- a CDS encoding NUDIX hydrolase — its product is MCKNIPIIKHPGAALIVPFLGNGKVVMLRQYRPVIKKYLYELPAGTLEENETPLACARRELIEETGFSAGKLIKLGFIYPVPGYSTEKIFIYKAFDLKRAKMRLENDEIIERNIVTRGKARSLLKSGKINDAKTICALALCGWI
- a CDS encoding flavodoxin family protein; the protein is MKVVAFNGSARKDGNTAIMIKHVFKELEKEGIETELVQLAGEKISGCIACYKCLSNKDKRCAVTGDIVNDCIRKMGQAEGIILGSPTYFADCTSQIKALMDRAGFVSRANGSMFKRKIGAAVVSVRRAGAIHAFDTLNHFFTIGEMITVGSSYWNIAMGRDIADVEKDAEGLSTMSVLGQNMAWLMKKVFATR